A genomic segment from Desulfurispirillum indicum S5 encodes:
- the uvrC gene encoding excinuclease ABC subunit UvrC: MLQPHMIEQAPDAPGVYTMYAGADTILYVGKAKSLIKRLRSYLASELPVKIARMVSLVERVEYVQVFNENEAFILENTLIKQHQPRYNTLLRDDKTYPFIRIDFRHPYPRMTVVRKIKPDGARYFGPFVHGSGVFRLFRLLEHIYKLRSCSDTELQKRSKPCIEHEIGNCLAPCVFSVKDTYQAELMELVDFFRGKSRATVQRMEDQMKRAAATLDFERAAEIRDRLASIHKVINAQMVLDCAGENIDVYYLEKHPARDRYLASILIIRDGKLSGSYVKRLLSCDTDAEAVAAILREYMAGLNAPDLIVSNLPLPQEEQEHYEAFLKHQRIDFRVPQRGKKVRYLELAQVNLEKHGDKQAQEEASELMQRLGLAKLERMECYDISAFQGSYPIGSMSVWKDGELLPSAYRLFRLEGFDQNDDYLMIARTLQRRFQGSLASESHPDLILIDGGASQLNMAQKVLEELALGIAVISISKGRSRKSRGQESKHYDEIHIPGRKNPIAVRGRSVYRVLQHLRDEAHRFGITAHSRGRDRESLTSSLLAIPGIGPKSLQKILATFSSYEDILQNQQQLEALCGDRVASALVQYLQQHAEPSTPPHEETP, encoded by the coding sequence ATGCTGCAACCCCACATGATCGAACAGGCCCCCGATGCTCCCGGCGTCTACACCATGTACGCCGGCGCGGACACCATTCTCTATGTGGGCAAGGCGAAATCGCTGATCAAACGCCTGCGCAGCTATCTGGCTTCGGAGCTGCCGGTGAAGATCGCCCGCATGGTCTCACTGGTGGAGCGGGTCGAATACGTGCAGGTCTTCAATGAAAATGAAGCCTTTATCCTGGAAAACACCCTCATCAAGCAGCATCAGCCCCGCTATAATACCCTGCTGCGTGACGACAAAACCTACCCCTTCATCCGCATCGATTTCCGCCACCCCTACCCTCGCATGACGGTGGTACGCAAGATCAAACCCGATGGAGCCCGCTACTTCGGCCCCTTTGTCCACGGCTCAGGCGTCTTTCGACTGTTTCGTCTGCTGGAGCATATTTACAAGCTGCGCAGCTGCAGTGACACGGAATTGCAGAAGCGTTCCAAACCCTGCATAGAGCACGAAATCGGCAACTGCCTGGCTCCCTGCGTCTTCTCCGTCAAGGATACCTACCAGGCGGAGCTCATGGAGCTGGTGGATTTCTTCCGGGGCAAAAGCCGCGCCACCGTGCAGCGCATGGAGGATCAGATGAAGCGCGCCGCCGCCACTCTGGATTTTGAGCGCGCCGCCGAAATCCGCGACCGTCTGGCCTCCATTCACAAGGTCATCAACGCCCAGATGGTGCTGGACTGCGCCGGGGAAAACATCGACGTCTACTACCTGGAAAAGCATCCCGCCCGGGACCGCTACCTGGCTTCCATCCTGATTATCCGCGACGGCAAGCTCTCGGGCAGCTATGTCAAGCGCCTGCTCTCCTGCGACACGGACGCCGAAGCCGTGGCGGCGATTCTGCGCGAGTACATGGCGGGGCTGAACGCACCGGATCTCATTGTCAGCAATCTGCCACTGCCCCAGGAGGAACAGGAGCACTACGAGGCGTTCCTGAAACACCAGCGCATTGATTTTCGCGTGCCCCAGCGGGGCAAGAAGGTCCGGTATCTCGAACTGGCGCAGGTCAATCTGGAAAAGCACGGCGACAAGCAGGCCCAGGAAGAGGCCAGCGAACTGATGCAGCGCCTGGGGCTGGCGAAGCTCGAGCGCATGGAATGCTATGACATTTCGGCCTTCCAGGGCAGCTACCCCATAGGTTCCATGTCGGTCTGGAAGGATGGAGAACTGCTGCCATCGGCCTACCGTCTCTTTCGCCTGGAGGGCTTTGACCAGAACGACGACTACCTGATGATCGCCCGCACCCTGCAGCGCCGTTTCCAGGGATCGCTGGCCTCGGAGAGCCATCCCGATCTCATCCTCATCGATGGTGGCGCCTCGCAGCTCAATATGGCCCAGAAAGTTCTGGAGGAGCTGGCACTGGGCATTGCGGTTATCTCCATCTCCAAGGGGCGCAGCCGCAAGAGCCGGGGGCAGGAGAGCAAGCACTATGACGAAATCCATATTCCCGGCCGCAAAAATCCTATTGCCGTGCGCGGGCGTTCCGTATACCGTGTTCTGCAGCATCTGCGGGACGAGGCGCACCGCTTCGGCATCACCGCCCACAGCCGAGGGCGCGACCGTGAATCCCTGACCAGCTCGCTGCTGGCCATTCCCGGCATCGGCCCCAAAAGCCTGCAGAAAATCCTGGCGACCTTTTCCAGCTACGAGGATATTCTCCAGAACCAGCAGCAGCTGGAGGCGCTCTGCGGAGACCGGGTTGCCAGCGCCCTGGTTCAGTATCTGCAGCAGCACGCCGAGCCGTCAACACCACCACACGAGGAAACACCATGA
- a CDS encoding NAD-binding protein, with protein sequence MNILIIGAGRVGRELAKVFSAHNDVTIVDNDPDRLSKVAEDLDILPVLGDAVEPGTYEAFREKDTAFDVAIAVTNADEVNIVACMLICDLMSVARRIARINHESLDYEAMRARTGIDMFISPHHQAAMSVIDLVEHSWARDIIHFRFDCVKALALQIDDENLDGISVYELMKNFRGRTIVCAIERYNGEHGGELVIPRGNTRIHLRDYIYFLGTESDLHTFAETSKIPLPKFPKRCVVLGANNIGIKVAQKLIEKGASVKLLDRDEKECERAAMILQDQALVINDRHSTQGIFYQESLYLADLLISATMDDEYNLIMGISALRTGIKRAICLNSNADYYETAHSMGIDVAVGPKLATVTGIVQRLSSEKIVSESSFLGGRGMVLHWVVHEKSSVIGKRISEIAFPEGALAVAAIRNGTAIIVTGDFEPQEGDTIIIFCKHESLASVKKQIAR encoded by the coding sequence ATGAACATACTCATAATCGGCGCGGGTCGCGTGGGCCGCGAGCTGGCCAAGGTCTTTTCCGCCCATAACGATGTCACCATCGTCGATAATGACCCGGACCGCCTGAGTAAGGTGGCCGAGGACCTTGATATCCTGCCTGTCCTTGGTGACGCCGTGGAACCGGGAACCTATGAGGCGTTCCGGGAAAAGGATACCGCCTTTGATGTGGCCATCGCGGTCACCAATGCCGATGAGGTCAATATTGTCGCCTGCATGCTCATCTGTGATCTGATGAGTGTGGCGCGTCGCATTGCCCGTATCAACCATGAATCCCTTGACTACGAAGCGATGCGGGCGCGTACCGGCATTGACATGTTTATCTCACCCCACCACCAGGCGGCTATGTCGGTCATCGATCTGGTGGAACACTCCTGGGCGCGGGATATCATCCACTTCCGCTTTGACTGCGTCAAAGCCCTGGCGCTGCAGATTGACGACGAAAACCTTGATGGAATAAGTGTCTACGAGCTTATGAAAAATTTTCGCGGCCGGACCATTGTCTGCGCCATCGAGCGCTACAACGGCGAACACGGCGGCGAACTGGTCATCCCCCGCGGCAACACCCGCATTCACCTGCGCGACTATATCTACTTCCTGGGAACTGAAAGCGACCTGCACACCTTTGCCGAAACCTCAAAAATCCCCCTGCCGAAATTCCCCAAGCGCTGCGTGGTGCTTGGAGCCAATAATATCGGCATCAAAGTCGCCCAGAAGCTCATTGAGAAGGGCGCTTCGGTGAAGCTCCTGGATCGCGACGAAAAGGAATGCGAAAGGGCGGCCATGATCCTCCAGGATCAGGCGCTGGTCATCAACGACCGTCACTCCACCCAGGGCATCTTCTATCAGGAAAGTCTCTACCTTGCCGACCTGCTGATCTCCGCCACCATGGATGATGAATACAACCTCATCATGGGCATCAGCGCCCTGCGCACCGGCATCAAGCGGGCCATCTGCCTGAACTCCAACGCGGACTACTACGAAACCGCCCACAGTATGGGCATCGACGTGGCCGTTGGGCCCAAGCTGGCCACGGTAACGGGCATCGTCCAGCGCCTCTCCAGTGAGAAAATCGTCTCTGAAAGCTCCTTCCTGGGAGGTCGGGGTATGGTGCTGCACTGGGTCGTCCACGAAAAATCCAGTGTCATCGGCAAGCGCATTTCCGAAATTGCGTTCCCTGAAGGCGCGCTGGCCGTGGCGGCTATTCGCAATGGCACCGCCATTATCGTCACCGGTGACTTTGAGCCCCAGGAAGGGGATACCATTATCATTTTCTGCAAGCACGAGAGCCTTGCCAGTGTGAAAAAACAGATCGCGAGGTAA
- a CDS encoding radical SAM protein: protein MVRCQYLFGPVRSRRLGMSLGIDLLPHKTCSEDCIYCECGATTRLTTTRQEFVPMEAVLHELRHLLATKPQLDVITFAGSGEPLLFRRFGELVAAIKAEFPQYRLCLLTNGTPLTDRALWQECQQLDIVVPSLDAATQEIFTRINRPHHTIDVQEVITALSDFSRQFCGEIWLEILILPGINDDPAHLEALAAACRSIDHTRIQLGTMDRPGTQSGLVKASAEYLHSLAARFFPGAEVVTRPDTPAPGTPPALQAEEDIAAAICRVLQVRPSTAQDLYTTISSGNTTAIDKALSELLEKKLITRDEDFYRWCR from the coding sequence ATGGTGCGCTGTCAGTACCTCTTCGGTCCCGTCCGCTCACGGCGTCTGGGCATGAGCCTGGGCATCGACCTGCTGCCCCACAAGACCTGCAGCGAGGACTGTATTTACTGCGAATGCGGTGCCACCACGCGCCTGACCACCACCCGCCAGGAGTTTGTCCCCATGGAGGCGGTGCTGCATGAGCTGCGTCACCTGCTGGCAACCAAACCGCAGCTCGATGTCATCACCTTTGCCGGTTCCGGCGAACCTCTGCTCTTCCGTCGCTTCGGCGAGCTGGTGGCCGCTATCAAAGCTGAGTTCCCCCAATACCGCCTGTGCCTGCTCACCAACGGCACTCCCCTGACTGATCGCGCCCTCTGGCAGGAGTGCCAGCAGCTGGACATCGTCGTCCCCTCCCTGGATGCCGCCACCCAGGAGATTTTCACCCGCATCAACCGGCCCCATCACACCATTGACGTACAAGAGGTCATCACCGCCCTCAGCGATTTCTCGCGACAATTTTGCGGGGAAATCTGGCTGGAGATTCTCATCCTGCCCGGCATCAACGACGATCCCGCCCACCTGGAGGCCCTGGCAGCGGCCTGCCGCTCCATAGACCACACCAGAATCCAACTGGGCACCATGGATCGTCCCGGGACACAGTCCGGCCTTGTCAAGGCGTCGGCGGAGTACCTGCACTCCCTGGCAGCGCGCTTCTTTCCCGGCGCCGAAGTGGTCACCCGCCCGGATACACCCGCCCCCGGCACTCCTCCCGCACTGCAGGCAGAGGAAGATATCGCGGCAGCCATCTGCCGCGTCCTGCAGGTGCGCCCAAGCACCGCCCAAGACCTGTACACCACCATCAGCTCCGGTAACACCACAGCCATTGACAAAGCCCTCAGTGAGCTGCTGGAAAAAAAACTCATAACCCGGGATGAAGATTTCTACCGCTGGTGCCGATAA
- a CDS encoding tetratricopeptide repeat protein — MAQSTVEDLQVARKLLEDGFAAEARTLLRDYVQENTEDYYALHMLGISEYQQGDHKEALRWFLISDSKDHGGSIRVINYQYMAQCYEILGDLVNALQFYQRYIESAPEDFATWHTMGSIAVDLGEYVEALEYLHRIPADYTLYDLVLLDLVKAHYHLEDYDQALARADRLRTEKLHEEDRITFFYYLINAAIITEDFEYAFGIIEELERLKSEPSREVMSQYIMLALNTGHQDAGLRKGLEYCALFAPDTITYPLLSQYLEANFRQVSLQYFMDFARHSEEFTRLYLRKLYAENKFTTYISEYEKLQQTDAYLHLLYVRSLKKSGRTNDALEEISRALELYMEPQDQYPFHAIEYAIRHQRGMPVLYISQFIFENFPSPEAYFNYVTDLYNAQEFEELIRVLETYGSEGKERPFILYMAGNSAIELGEYERAIAYYLQVGSGNQSLELNTIHRIAYAYDMLEDNANALDYYRQALKLAGDNQRIRRNIEQRIAALELLQQP; from the coding sequence TTGGCGCAGAGCACCGTCGAAGATCTGCAGGTTGCCCGCAAACTCCTTGAGGACGGCTTTGCCGCCGAAGCCCGCACCCTCCTGCGCGATTATGTGCAGGAGAACACCGAGGACTACTACGCGCTGCATATGCTGGGCATCTCCGAGTACCAGCAGGGCGATCACAAGGAAGCCCTGCGCTGGTTTCTCATTTCCGACTCCAAGGATCACGGCGGCAGCATCCGCGTCATCAACTACCAGTACATGGCCCAGTGCTATGAGATCCTCGGCGACCTCGTCAACGCGCTGCAGTTTTACCAGCGCTATATAGAATCCGCACCTGAAGATTTCGCCACCTGGCATACCATGGGCAGCATTGCCGTCGACCTGGGTGAGTACGTCGAGGCGCTGGAATACCTGCACAGGATCCCTGCCGACTACACTCTGTATGATCTGGTACTGCTGGATCTGGTCAAAGCCCACTACCATCTGGAGGATTACGACCAGGCACTTGCGCGCGCCGATCGCCTCAGAACGGAAAAGCTCCACGAAGAGGACCGTATCACCTTTTTCTACTATCTCATCAACGCGGCCATCATCACCGAGGACTTTGAGTACGCCTTCGGCATCATCGAGGAACTGGAGCGCCTTAAAAGCGAACCTTCCCGCGAAGTCATGTCCCAGTACATCATGCTGGCCCTGAACACCGGCCATCAGGATGCCGGCCTGCGCAAGGGCCTGGAGTACTGTGCGCTCTTCGCGCCGGACACAATCACCTATCCACTGCTCTCCCAGTACCTTGAGGCCAACTTCCGCCAGGTTTCCCTGCAGTACTTCATGGATTTTGCCCGCCACTCCGAGGAATTTACCCGGCTCTACCTGCGTAAACTCTACGCTGAGAACAAATTTACAACCTATATCAGCGAATATGAAAAACTCCAGCAGACCGATGCTTACCTGCACCTGCTCTATGTGCGCTCCCTGAAAAAAAGCGGCAGGACAAACGACGCGCTGGAGGAGATATCCCGCGCCCTGGAGCTCTACATGGAGCCCCAGGATCAGTACCCTTTCCACGCCATCGAGTATGCCATACGCCACCAGCGGGGCATGCCGGTACTGTATATCTCCCAGTTTATCTTTGAAAACTTCCCCTCCCCCGAGGCGTACTTCAACTATGTAACTGACCTCTACAACGCCCAGGAATTTGAGGAGCTGATCCGCGTCCTGGAAACCTATGGTTCGGAAGGCAAGGAGCGGCCATTTATCCTTTATATGGCGGGAAACAGTGCCATAGAGCTCGGGGAGTACGAGCGGGCAATCGCCTACTACCTCCAGGTGGGCAGCGGCAACCAAAGCCTGGAACTGAACACCATTCATCGCATAGCCTATGCCTATGATATGCTGGAGGACAACGCCAATGCCCTTGACTACTACCGTCAGGCACTGAAACTGGCGGGAGACAATCAGCGCATCAGGCGCAATATCGAACAACGCATAGCTGCCCTGGAGCTGCTGCAACAACCGTAA
- a CDS encoding TrkH family potassium uptake protein translates to MVTLKNLLKSLSVITFVMGCSMIFPVITGIVYDEPFLPFLLLMLSVLAVCGAILWGLRHHNANLNVREGAFVVTSIWLILGVVGALPFVFYGATPSFSDAVFETISGFTTTGASIMSDIEALPKMLLMWRSAMHWFGGMGIIVFSIAVLPMVGNGALQLIKAEGIMDEKLTPHIRDTAMALWKVYLAFTIANALLLYWAGMLPFDAINHAFSTIATGGFSTKNDSFGHYAHNDAIMWITIFFMVISGINYLAHFKLLKKDFSGYRTSEPRLYLQLFFAISLLAGLMIFLHQPQQLGFYESMKHSFFTIASIMTTTGFASIDYVDWTNAFLIFTILVMVIGGCAGSTAGGVKVIRYVVLFKALAVEIKRMVHPRGVYVMLMDNRKITSGILTAMLGFFALYFCTNAALTIYLSMRGLDLTTALSASLAMVGNVGPGLGLVGPMDNFSFMAWYDKLILSLAMVIGRLECYTFFLLLSRSFWKRF, encoded by the coding sequence ATGGTGACTCTCAAAAACCTGCTCAAATCCCTCAGCGTCATCACCTTTGTCATGGGCTGTTCCATGATCTTCCCGGTCATCACCGGCATCGTCTACGACGAGCCTTTTCTGCCCTTCCTCCTGCTGATGCTGAGTGTCCTGGCTGTCTGCGGCGCCATCCTGTGGGGGCTGCGCCACCATAACGCCAACCTGAATGTCCGCGAAGGAGCCTTTGTGGTGACCTCCATCTGGCTGATACTCGGGGTCGTGGGCGCCCTTCCTTTTGTTTTCTACGGTGCAACCCCTTCGTTCAGCGATGCTGTCTTCGAAACTATCAGTGGGTTTACCACCACAGGGGCATCCATCATGAGCGATATCGAAGCCCTGCCGAAGATGCTGCTCATGTGGCGTTCCGCCATGCACTGGTTCGGCGGCATGGGGATCATCGTCTTCAGCATCGCGGTACTCCCCATGGTAGGCAACGGCGCCCTGCAGCTCATCAAGGCCGAAGGCATCATGGATGAAAAGCTCACGCCCCACATCCGCGATACCGCCATGGCCCTGTGGAAGGTCTACCTGGCCTTTACCATCGCCAACGCCCTGCTGCTGTACTGGGCGGGGATGCTTCCCTTTGACGCCATCAACCACGCCTTTTCCACCATCGCCACCGGCGGGTTTTCCACCAAGAACGACTCCTTTGGCCACTATGCCCACAACGACGCCATCATGTGGATCACCATCTTCTTCATGGTGATTTCCGGCATCAACTACCTGGCCCACTTCAAACTGCTGAAGAAGGACTTCAGCGGCTACCGCACCAGCGAGCCGCGCCTCTACCTACAGCTCTTTTTTGCCATTTCCCTGCTGGCGGGTCTGATGATCTTCCTGCATCAACCCCAGCAGCTCGGCTTCTATGAGTCCATGAAGCACTCCTTTTTCACCATCGCCTCCATCATGACCACCACCGGTTTTGCCAGTATCGACTATGTGGACTGGACCAACGCCTTCCTCATCTTCACCATACTGGTGATGGTCATCGGCGGCTGCGCTGGTTCCACGGCTGGTGGCGTCAAGGTTATCCGCTACGTGGTTCTCTTCAAGGCGCTGGCGGTGGAGATCAAGCGCATGGTGCATCCACGGGGGGTATACGTGATGCTGATGGACAACCGCAAGATCACGTCGGGAATCCTGACCGCCATGCTGGGCTTCTTCGCCCTCTACTTCTGCACCAACGCCGCTCTGACCATCTACCTCTCCATGCGCGGCCTGGATCTGACCACAGCGCTGAGCGCCTCCCTGGCCATGGTGGGCAATGTGGGTCCTGGCCTTGGCCTGGTCGGCCCCATGGACAACTTCAGTTTCATGGCGTGGTACGATAAGCTGATCCTCAGCCTGGCCATGGTCATCGGCCGTCTGGAGTGCTATACCTTCTTCCTGCTCCTGAGCCGCTCATTCTGGAAGCGTTTCTGA
- the asnS gene encoding asparagine--tRNA ligase, with protein MKHIPIAHILSGQHTEQSVTVCGLVRTCRQSKHITFIAINDGSCFESLQIISELPADQTADISTGTALRCHGHVVPSPGTGQQWELQAQSIEITGEAPESYPLQKKRHSLEFLRGLPHLRPRSNTFNAVFRLRSSLSHAIHRYFADLGFHWVQTPIITANDCEGAGEQFRVTTLPAGDTHMEQDFFGRPASLTVSGQLEGEAFATALGRIYTFGPTFRSENSNTSRHLAEFWMVEPEVAFADLDDIMALAEDFVQSMVRHVCDTFAAELAFFEQHMEKGLLQKLQQTTAGSFARITYTQAIEILLEAPRSFTFPVAWGVDLQSEHERYLCEEHFQKPVFVTDYPKQIKAFYMKLNDDGTTVRAMDLLLPGIGEIIGGSQREDDIHVLQQRMEEIGLDMESMDWYLELRRYGNQPHAGFGLGLERLLQYVTGVHNIRDVIPFPRAPKLI; from the coding sequence ATGAAGCATATCCCCATAGCCCACATACTCAGCGGCCAGCATACGGAGCAGTCCGTGACCGTCTGCGGCCTGGTGCGCACCTGCCGCCAGTCCAAGCACATTACCTTTATCGCCATCAACGATGGCAGCTGCTTTGAAAGCCTGCAGATCATCAGTGAACTGCCCGCCGATCAGACTGCAGACATCTCCACCGGAACCGCCCTGCGCTGCCACGGACACGTGGTACCCTCGCCGGGAACGGGTCAGCAGTGGGAGCTGCAGGCGCAGTCCATCGAAATCACCGGCGAAGCTCCCGAATCCTACCCCCTGCAGAAAAAACGCCACAGCCTGGAGTTCCTGCGTGGCCTTCCCCACCTGCGCCCCAGGTCAAACACCTTCAACGCGGTTTTCCGCCTGCGCTCGTCCCTGAGCCACGCGATTCACCGCTACTTTGCTGACCTGGGCTTCCACTGGGTGCAGACGCCTATTATCACGGCCAATGACTGTGAAGGCGCCGGAGAGCAGTTTCGCGTCACCACCCTGCCGGCGGGAGACACCCATATGGAGCAGGACTTTTTTGGGCGCCCGGCTTCGCTCACGGTCAGTGGCCAGCTGGAGGGAGAGGCCTTCGCCACGGCCCTGGGCAGAATTTATACCTTCGGCCCCACCTTCCGCTCGGAAAATTCCAACACCTCGCGCCACCTGGCGGAGTTCTGGATGGTGGAGCCGGAAGTGGCTTTTGCTGACCTGGACGATATCATGGCACTGGCGGAAGACTTTGTTCAATCCATGGTCCGCCATGTATGCGACACCTTTGCGGCCGAGCTGGCGTTCTTTGAGCAGCATATGGAAAAGGGTCTGTTACAGAAGCTGCAACAGACCACTGCGGGATCATTTGCGCGCATCACCTACACCCAGGCCATTGAAATCCTGCTGGAGGCTCCCCGCTCCTTTACGTTCCCCGTAGCCTGGGGGGTGGATCTGCAGTCGGAACATGAGCGCTACCTTTGCGAAGAACACTTCCAGAAACCCGTCTTTGTCACCGACTACCCGAAACAGATCAAGGCGTTCTACATGAAGCTCAACGATGATGGCACAACGGTGCGGGCCATGGATCTGCTGCTGCCTGGCATAGGGGAGATCATCGGCGGTTCCCAGCGCGAGGACGACATTCATGTCCTCCAGCAGCGCATGGAAGAAATCGGCCTTGACATGGAGTCCATGGACTGGTATCTGGAGCTCCGGCGTTACGGAAATCAGCCCCATGCCGGATTTGGCCTGGGACTGGAGCGGCTGCTGCAATATGTCACGGGAGTGCACAATATTCGCGATGTCATTCCCTTTCCCCGGGCACCCAAACTGATTTAA
- the tyrS gene encoding tyrosine--tRNA ligase has protein sequence MNAHSVDEQIALIKRGCVELIEEEELRKKLSRDKPLIIKAGFDPTAPDLHLGHTVLMQKLRHFQLLGHEIHFLIGDFTAMIGDPSGKSETRRMLTREDVLANAETYKAQVFKILDPEKTRVVFNSHWLYELDIRAMMELAAKTTVARMLERDDFQNRYRSGGEISLVEFFYPLFQGYDSVAMKADVELGGTDQKFNLLMGRTLQRRYGQEEQIVITMPILEGTDGVNKMSKSLGNYIGVTEPANEMFGKVMSISDDLMFRYFELLSDRSLADIEALRQGIASGSLHPKEVKVTLGREIVDRFHGAGAGEEAARHFEQVFARGENPEEMPVFEVPLGATADKRICTFIASVGFAKSNGEARRLMEQGGVSLDGSAICDSHAEFQVPGECVLKVGKRRFAKIIVKP, from the coding sequence ATGAACGCACATTCTGTCGACGAGCAGATTGCGCTGATCAAGCGTGGTTGCGTCGAGCTCATTGAAGAAGAAGAACTCAGAAAAAAACTTTCCCGGGACAAACCCCTGATTATCAAGGCCGGTTTCGACCCTACCGCACCGGACCTGCATCTCGGCCATACGGTTCTGATGCAGAAGCTGCGCCACTTCCAGCTTCTGGGCCACGAAATACACTTTCTCATCGGCGACTTCACCGCCATGATCGGCGACCCCTCCGGAAAAAGTGAAACCCGCAGGATGCTGACCCGCGAGGATGTCCTGGCCAACGCGGAAACCTACAAGGCCCAGGTCTTCAAAATTCTCGACCCCGAAAAGACCCGCGTGGTCTTCAACTCCCACTGGCTCTATGAGTTGGATATCCGCGCCATGATGGAACTGGCCGCCAAGACCACCGTCGCGCGCATGCTGGAGCGCGATGACTTCCAGAACCGCTACCGCAGCGGTGGGGAGATCAGCCTGGTGGAATTCTTCTACCCCCTCTTCCAGGGGTACGACTCCGTCGCCATGAAAGCCGATGTTGAGCTGGGTGGCACCGACCAGAAGTTCAACCTGCTCATGGGCAGAACGCTGCAGCGTCGCTACGGTCAGGAAGAGCAGATCGTCATCACCATGCCGATTCTCGAGGGGACCGACGGTGTCAACAAGATGTCCAAATCCCTGGGCAACTACATCGGGGTCACGGAGCCGGCCAACGAAATGTTCGGCAAGGTGATGTCCATTTCCGACGATCTGATGTTCCGCTACTTCGAGCTGCTCAGCGATCGCAGCCTGGCGGACATTGAAGCGCTGCGACAGGGCATTGCCAGCGGCTCCCTCCACCCCAAAGAGGTTAAGGTCACCCTCGGTCGCGAAATCGTCGACCGCTTTCACGGCGCAGGTGCCGGCGAAGAAGCGGCACGCCACTTCGAGCAGGTATTTGCCAGGGGAGAAAATCCCGAGGAGATGCCGGTGTTTGAGGTGCCCCTCGGCGCCACTGCCGACAAGCGGATCTGTACGTTTATCGCCTCTGTGGGCTTTGCCAAAAGCAATGGCGAGGCACGGCGGCTGATGGAACAGGGGGGAGTTTCCCTTGACGGCAGCGCCATATGCGACTCCCACGCTGAATTTCAGGTTCCCGGCGAATGCGTGCTGAAAGTCGGCAAGCGTCGCTTTGCAAAAATCATTGTCAAACCCTAA
- a CDS encoding dihydroorotase, whose amino-acid sequence MKIIRNGWLVNPATATDEVCDILINGEGRIQEVGKNLQHEGADIIDASGRHVFPGLIDLHVHFRDPGQEWKEDVHTGSDAAAKGGFTTVCCMANTTPVNDSKTVTEYIVNKARAYGKCNVLPFGTITGGMKGETISAMAEMIEAGAIGFSDDGRNVNNSEVMRIALEYASMFGAIMASHSEDPHVGHGGVVHEGRYSSQTGLKGIPDITESLIVARDIELARYTGAPVHFCHVSAGRSIALIRQAKAQGIPVTAEVTPHHLFLNDSAITTFDTNFKMNPPLRSEEDRQACVEGLLDGTLDIIATDHAPHAITDKEKDFDHAAFGVIGLETALPIVLRLYQQQKLSLSALIERLTWKPAQILRRDHEIGDLSAGKWADLVIVDLERSTTISTEYFASKSKNSPFIGQTVKGLPVATYFRGNCVYSV is encoded by the coding sequence ATGAAAATCATACGCAACGGGTGGCTGGTCAACCCTGCCACCGCCACCGATGAAGTCTGCGATATTCTCATCAACGGTGAAGGGCGCATTCAGGAAGTCGGCAAGAACCTGCAGCATGAAGGCGCGGATATCATTGATGCCAGCGGCAGGCACGTTTTCCCCGGACTGATTGATCTGCACGTGCACTTCCGCGATCCCGGCCAGGAGTGGAAAGAGGACGTGCACACAGGCAGTGACGCCGCGGCCAAGGGTGGCTTTACCACCGTCTGCTGCATGGCCAACACTACACCGGTCAACGACTCGAAAACGGTCACGGAATATATCGTCAACAAGGCCCGCGCCTACGGGAAGTGCAATGTGCTGCCCTTTGGCACCATCACCGGCGGCATGAAGGGTGAGACTATTTCGGCCATGGCGGAAATGATCGAAGCCGGCGCCATCGGCTTCAGCGATGACGGACGTAACGTCAATAACAGCGAAGTCATGCGCATTGCCCTGGAATACGCCTCCATGTTCGGCGCCATCATGGCCAGCCACTCCGAAGACCCCCATGTGGGCCATGGCGGCGTGGTGCACGAAGGCCGCTACTCTTCCCAGACCGGCCTCAAGGGCATTCCCGATATCACGGAATCCCTGATCGTGGCCCGCGATATCGAACTGGCCCGCTACACCGGTGCCCCGGTTCACTTCTGCCATGTCTCCGCCGGTCGCAGTATCGCGCTGATCCGCCAGGCCAAGGCCCAGGGGATTCCCGTAACGGCGGAGGTCACACCACACCACCTCTTCCTGAACGACAGTGCCATCACGACCTTCGATACCAACTTCAAGATGAATCCGCCCCTGCGCTCGGAAGAGGACCGTCAGGCGTGCGTTGAAGGTCTGCTGGATGGAACCCTCGATATTATCGCCACCGATCATGCCCCCCATGCCATCACTGACAAGGAAAAGGATTTTGACCATGCGGCTTTCGGTGTTATCGGCCTTGAAACAGCCCTGCCCATCGTCCTGCGCCTCTACCAGCAGCAGAAGCTCAGCCTCAGCGCGCTGATTGAGCGGCTGACCTGGAAGCCGGCGCAGATTCTGCGCCGTGACCACGAAATCGGCGATCTCTCCGCCGGCAAGTGGGCTGACCTTGTTATTGTTGACCTTGAGCGCTCCACAACCATCTCCACGGAGTATTTTGCTTCAAAGTCCAAAAACTCTCCCTTCATCGGCCAAACGGTCAAGGGACTGCCGGTGGCAACCTATTTCAGGGGGAACTGTGTCTATTCTGTCTAG